The window CGTACTCATCGCTGAGCATACTTAAGACAGCAAAAACCATTAGGGAATCCCACTCCGGATAACTGCGAAAAACATCGGATTCGCGTACTGAACCAGTATCCTTTTCTAAGGTTGTTTCCAAATTCGCTATTAATTCATTCATTTGCTTTCTCCTTTGCAATCATTTTGTATAAATCAACCAAACGTATGCCACGATATGATTTTATCTTAAAGTAATCAAGTTCTCTTTTTAATAACTCAGCTGCGTTTTCTCCAAGATTCCTCCGTTTTAGGGCTGTTCGAAGTT of the Candidatus Cloacimonadota bacterium genome contains:
- a CDS encoding acyl carrier protein, whose amino-acid sequence is MNELIANLETTLEKDTGSVRESDVFRSYPEWDSLMVFAVLSMLSDEYDISLTRAEFDEITTVKELYNYIQKKQ